From Monomorium pharaonis isolate MP-MQ-018 chromosome 9, ASM1337386v2, whole genome shotgun sequence, the proteins below share one genomic window:
- the LOC105834604 gene encoding nuclear receptor-binding factor 2 isoform X1: protein METSPLNLAHEKQRRAEALLQEGKFEEAATCHEAVADFLGEAHVQLESSLIHVHASTLSSQDSSKFLTPIHSLVTLESLSLQRDYHKRQAAVVRILFVRMKQAQYEEYKTTLENRQKDLLNKHAARYNEKDNCTDIRIDKFDGSLRQAIYKTIDEQDSLLTLIDIKLPSTEEKSFKHPKDTGTVIEELRTVNSQLRSLVGSLLSQLEAKEEEVRQLTERLYAVSVNSNDGIRSEEHPLSLDPLPPLTPLEMPLFDFTSS, encoded by the exons ATGGAGACGTCCCCCTTGAATCTA GCACACGAGAAACAAAGACGAGCAGAAGCATTGTTACAAGAGGGAAAATTTGAGGAAGCGGCAACGTGTCACGAAGCTGTGGCTGATTTTTTGGGGGAGGCTCATGTTCAACTCGAGTCCAGCCTTATCCATGTACACGCGTCTACCTTGTCTTCCCAAGATTCATCAAAATTTCTGACACCGATTCACTCACTCGTTACATTGGAGTCCCTCAGTCTGCAACGGGATTATCATAAGAGACAGGCGGCTGTTGTCAG aattttattcgtTAGGATGAAGCAAGCACAATACGAGGAGTACAAAACGACACTAGAAAATCGTCAGAAAGATCTTCTCAATAAACACGCAGCCAGATATAACGAGAAAGATAATTGTACAGATATAAGAATCGATAAGTTTGATGGATCTCTGCGTCAAGccatatataaaactattgatGAACAAGATAGTCTTCTGACTTTGATAGACATCAAGCTACCTagtacagaagaaaaaagtttcaaacacCCAAAAGATACGGGCACCGTTATAGAAGAACTTAGAACCGTTAATAGCCAATTGCGATCTCTTGTGGGAAGCTTGCTCAGTCAACTAGAAGCAAAGGAAGAAGAAGTACGCCAATTAACAGAGCGTCTCTATGCAGTTTCTGTAAATTCTAATGACGGTATTAGATCTGAAGAGCATCCTCTTAGTCTTGATCCCTTACCTCCATTAACGCCTCTTGAAATGCCACTTTTCGATTTTACATCTTCATAA
- the LOC105834604 gene encoding nuclear receptor-binding factor 2 isoform X2, giving the protein METSPLNLAHEKQRRAEALLQEGKFEEAATCHEAVADFLGEAHVQLESSLIHVHASTLSSQDSSKFLTPIHSLVTLESLSLQRDYHKRQAAVVRMKQAQYEEYKTTLENRQKDLLNKHAARYNEKDNCTDIRIDKFDGSLRQAIYKTIDEQDSLLTLIDIKLPSTEEKSFKHPKDTGTVIEELRTVNSQLRSLVGSLLSQLEAKEEEVRQLTERLYAVSVNSNDGIRSEEHPLSLDPLPPLTPLEMPLFDFTSS; this is encoded by the exons ATGGAGACGTCCCCCTTGAATCTA GCACACGAGAAACAAAGACGAGCAGAAGCATTGTTACAAGAGGGAAAATTTGAGGAAGCGGCAACGTGTCACGAAGCTGTGGCTGATTTTTTGGGGGAGGCTCATGTTCAACTCGAGTCCAGCCTTATCCATGTACACGCGTCTACCTTGTCTTCCCAAGATTCATCAAAATTTCTGACACCGATTCACTCACTCGTTACATTGGAGTCCCTCAGTCTGCAACGGGATTATCATAAGAGACAGGCGGCTGTTGTCAG GATGAAGCAAGCACAATACGAGGAGTACAAAACGACACTAGAAAATCGTCAGAAAGATCTTCTCAATAAACACGCAGCCAGATATAACGAGAAAGATAATTGTACAGATATAAGAATCGATAAGTTTGATGGATCTCTGCGTCAAGccatatataaaactattgatGAACAAGATAGTCTTCTGACTTTGATAGACATCAAGCTACCTagtacagaagaaaaaagtttcaaacacCCAAAAGATACGGGCACCGTTATAGAAGAACTTAGAACCGTTAATAGCCAATTGCGATCTCTTGTGGGAAGCTTGCTCAGTCAACTAGAAGCAAAGGAAGAAGAAGTACGCCAATTAACAGAGCGTCTCTATGCAGTTTCTGTAAATTCTAATGACGGTATTAGATCTGAAGAGCATCCTCTTAGTCTTGATCCCTTACCTCCATTAACGCCTCTTGAAATGCCACTTTTCGATTTTACATCTTCATAA